Proteins encoded within one genomic window of Deltaproteobacteria bacterium:
- a CDS encoding GGDEF domain-containing protein, with protein MARWVVAAAAGAGAYVVLHLAFYLTRPETAAETPLWQPIVEVVGSIIVTALLATRTGLVPQQAGTTLATATAIAARRETHEALRDMRLLFEIAQGVSSTIELPELLERITALVRTNLTLREFVVLLFDPEHQFLQVRAAFGFADDQRLQNMIFHVGEGVSGEVARSGKMLYVRDTRKEPRFLYYRGELQADGALVSIPLWYKNEVLGVVNFGRAGVGSFPQKEIRLLNLIANQVALAIANARLYMQTRELAVRDELTGLYNRRHFQEVLQIEWKRAVRFHRALSVLMIDVDHFKAYNDTFGHLHGDQVLRHLSEVLRRNLREVDTVARFGGEEFIVLLPDTDRAGALHVGEKLRRLIELERFPVPQEGAVRPLTISAGLAVHPDDAQHIEDLIDHADIALYEAKDTGRNRVVAYPARSDAPTSATETRGPRLVS; from the coding sequence GTGGCGCGCTGGGTTGTGGCCGCCGCAGCTGGGGCCGGGGCCTATGTGGTGTTGCATCTTGCATTCTATTTGACGCGACCGGAGACGGCTGCGGAGACGCCGTTGTGGCAGCCGATTGTGGAAGTCGTGGGGAGTATTATTGTCACGGCCCTGCTGGCCACCCGCACCGGTCTGGTGCCGCAGCAAGCTGGGACGACACTTGCGACGGCGACTGCGATTGCAGCGCGCCGTGAGACGCACGAGGCGCTGCGCGATATGCGGCTGTTGTTCGAGATCGCGCAAGGGGTCAGCAGTACGATCGAGCTGCCGGAACTGTTGGAGCGGATCACGGCGTTGGTCCGCACCAATCTGACGTTGCGCGAATTTGTCGTTTTATTGTTCGATCCGGAACATCAGTTTCTCCAAGTGCGGGCCGCGTTTGGTTTTGCGGACGATCAACGGCTGCAGAATATGATTTTTCACGTCGGCGAAGGCGTCAGCGGCGAGGTCGCGCGGAGCGGCAAGATGCTCTATGTCCGCGACACGCGCAAAGAGCCACGCTTTCTCTATTATCGCGGGGAGCTGCAGGCGGACGGCGCGTTGGTGTCGATCCCGTTGTGGTATAAAAACGAAGTCCTCGGCGTCGTCAATTTCGGACGGGCCGGGGTCGGCAGCTTTCCGCAAAAAGAGATTCGGCTGCTCAATTTGATCGCGAATCAAGTGGCATTGGCGATCGCCAACGCGCGGCTCTATATGCAGACGCGCGAGCTCGCGGTACGCGACGAACTGACGGGTTTGTATAATCGGCGTCACTTTCAAGAGGTCTTGCAGATCGAGTGGAAGCGAGCGGTGCGTTTTCACCGCGCCCTCTCGGTGTTGATGATCGACGTCGATCACTTCAAGGCCTACAACGACACCTTCGGCCACTTGCATGGCGATCAAGTCTTGCGTCACCTGTCCGAGGTGTTGCGCCGCAACTTGCGCGAAGTCGATACCGTGGCGCGGTTCGGCGGCGAGGAATTCATTGTGCTGCTCCCCGACACCGATCGTGCCGGGGCGCTGCATGTGGGGGAAAAGCTGCGCCGCTTGATCGAACTGGAGCGCTTTCCCGTGCCGCAGGAAGGGGCCGTGCGGCCGCTGACGATCAGCGCCGGTCTGGCGGTCCACCCCGACGATGCGCAGCACATTGAAGATTTGATCGATCATGCCGACATCGCGCTCTACGAGGCGAAAGACACCGGCCGGAATCGCGTCGTGGCCTATCCCGCACGCAGTGACGCCCCGACCAGCGCGACCGAGACCCGCGGCCCGCGGTTAGTGTCGTAA